A genomic segment from Nocardia cyriacigeorgica GUH-2 encodes:
- a CDS encoding aldehyde dehydrogenase family protein codes for MLPARAEALLDALGAELPPPGTLVARTPITGGQLATLRPDSPDDVGAAIDRAATAFQSWRTVPAPVRAAVVRRLAELLRAHKEQLGELVTLEAGKIGAEAVGEVQEMIDVCEFAVGLSRQLYGRTMPSERPGHRLMETWHPLGVVGVISAFNFPVAVWAWNTAIALVCGDTVVWKPSETTPLTGLACHTLLRRAAADAGADPQIHQLILGGAEAGERLVDDERVALLSATGSVRMGRTVAPRVAARLGRCLLELGGNNAAIVTESADLELAARGIVFAAAGTAGQRCTTLRRLIVHADVAGPLLDRLESAYLQLRVGNPLEPGVLVGPLIDRRGYAAMTTAIDRALADGGELICGGERVDGFGDDAYYVQPAIIRMPAQTAIVREETFAPILYVLTYHDFDTAIELHNAVPQGLSSSVFTTDQREAERFLAADGSDCGIANVNIGTSGAEIGGAFGGEKQTGGGRESGSDAWKAYMRRATNTVNYSDDLPLAQGIEFG; via the coding sequence ATGCTGCCGGCCCGCGCCGAGGCATTGCTCGACGCGCTCGGCGCCGAACTTCCCCCGCCCGGCACCCTGGTGGCCCGCACCCCGATCACCGGCGGGCAGCTGGCCACCCTGCGTCCGGACTCCCCCGATGACGTCGGCGCGGCGATCGATCGGGCCGCCACCGCGTTTCAGAGTTGGCGCACGGTGCCCGCCCCGGTGCGCGCGGCGGTGGTGCGCAGGCTGGCCGAACTGTTGCGCGCGCACAAGGAGCAGCTGGGCGAGCTGGTGACGCTGGAGGCGGGCAAGATCGGCGCCGAGGCGGTGGGCGAGGTGCAGGAGATGATCGATGTCTGCGAGTTCGCCGTCGGGTTGTCGCGGCAGCTCTACGGTCGGACGATGCCGTCGGAGCGGCCCGGGCACCGGCTGATGGAGACCTGGCATCCGCTGGGCGTGGTCGGGGTGATCTCGGCGTTCAACTTCCCGGTCGCGGTGTGGGCCTGGAATACCGCGATCGCGCTGGTGTGCGGCGACACGGTGGTGTGGAAGCCCTCGGAGACCACGCCGTTGACCGGGCTGGCCTGCCATACGCTGCTGCGCCGGGCCGCGGCCGACGCCGGCGCCGATCCGCAGATCCATCAACTGATCCTGGGCGGCGCCGAGGCCGGGGAACGGCTCGTCGACGACGAGCGGGTGGCGTTGCTGAGCGCGACGGGTTCGGTGCGGATGGGCCGCACGGTCGCGCCGCGGGTGGCGGCCCGGCTGGGGCGTTGCCTGCTGGAACTCGGCGGCAACAATGCCGCCATCGTGACCGAGTCGGCGGATCTGGAGCTGGCCGCGCGCGGCATCGTCTTCGCGGCGGCGGGCACCGCGGGCCAACGTTGCACCACCTTGCGGCGGCTGATCGTGCACGCCGACGTCGCGGGACCGCTGCTGGATCGGTTGGAGAGCGCGTATCTGCAACTGCGCGTAGGCAATCCGCTCGAACCCGGCGTGCTGGTCGGCCCGCTGATCGACCGGCGCGGCTATGCGGCGATGACGACAGCCATCGACCGCGCGCTGGCCGATGGCGGCGAATTGATCTGCGGCGGTGAGAGAGTGGACGGCTTCGGCGACGACGCCTACTACGTGCAGCCGGCGATCATCCGGATGCCCGCGCAGACGGCGATCGTGCGCGAGGAGACCTTCGCACCGATCCTGTACGTGCTGACCTACCACGATTTCGACACCGCCATCGAGCTGCACAACGCGGTGCCGCAAGGGCTTTCGTCGTCGGTGTTCACCACCGATCAGCGCGAGGCCGAACGGTTCCTGGCCGCCGACGGCTCCGACTGCGGCATCGCCAATGTCAATATCGGCACCTCCGGCGCGGAGATCGGTGGCGCGTTCGGCGGGGAGAAGCAGACCGGTGGCGGGCGCGAATCCGGGTCCGATGCCTGGAAGGCCTATATGCGCCGCGCCACCAATACCGTCAACTACTCCGATGACCTGCCGCTGGCGCAGGGCATCGAATTCGGCTGA
- a CDS encoding acetyl/propionyl/methylcrotonyl-CoA carboxylase subunit alpha, with protein MPSHASAQITKVLVANRGEIAVRVIRAAKDAGIGSVAVYAEPDADAPFVKLADEAFALGGQTSAESYLVFDKILDAAAKSGADAIHPGYGFLSENADFAQAVIDAGLIWIGPSPQSIRDLGDKVTARHIAERANAPMAAGTKDPVKNADEVVEFAKKYGVPVAIKAAFGGGGRGMKVAHTIEEIPELFESATREAVAAFGRGECFVEQYLDKARHVEAQVIADKHGNVVVAGTRDCSLQRRFQKLVEEAPAPFLSDEVRAKIHESAKRICREAHYYGAGTVEYLVQGETVSFLEVNTRLQVEHPVTEETSGIDLVRQQFRIANGEELSIKEDPTPRGHSFEFRINGEDAGRGFLPAPGPVTAYSEPTGPGVRVDSGVVAGSVIGGQFDSMLAKLIVTGENRTQALERARRALAEFHVEGLATVIPFHRAIVEDPAFIGDGEKFDVYTKWIENEWNNTIEPYTGGAPLDEDEEGPRQKVVVEVGGRRVEVSLPGNFTVGAGAAGAGGNGAGVIRKKPKPRKRGGAGGGAASGDSVTAPMQGTVVKVAVEEGQTVEAGDLIVVLEAMKMENPVNAHKAGVVTGLAVEAGAAITQGTVLAEIK; from the coding sequence GTGCCCAGCCATGCCAGCGCGCAGATCACGAAGGTACTCGTAGCTAACCGAGGCGAGATCGCCGTGCGCGTGATCCGGGCGGCCAAGGATGCCGGTATCGGCAGCGTCGCGGTGTACGCCGAACCCGATGCCGATGCCCCGTTCGTCAAGCTCGCCGATGAGGCCTTCGCCCTCGGTGGACAGACGTCGGCAGAGTCGTACCTGGTGTTCGACAAGATCCTCGACGCCGCCGCTAAGTCCGGGGCCGATGCCATCCACCCCGGTTACGGCTTCCTTTCCGAGAACGCCGACTTCGCCCAGGCCGTCATCGACGCCGGGCTGATCTGGATCGGCCCGTCGCCGCAGTCCATCCGCGACCTCGGCGACAAGGTCACCGCCCGCCACATCGCCGAACGCGCGAACGCGCCGATGGCCGCGGGCACCAAGGATCCGGTCAAGAACGCCGACGAGGTCGTCGAGTTCGCCAAGAAGTACGGCGTCCCGGTGGCCATCAAGGCCGCTTTCGGTGGCGGTGGCCGCGGCATGAAGGTCGCCCACACCATCGAAGAGATCCCGGAGCTGTTCGAATCGGCCACCCGCGAGGCGGTCGCCGCCTTCGGTCGCGGTGAATGCTTCGTCGAGCAGTACCTGGACAAGGCCCGCCACGTCGAGGCGCAGGTCATCGCCGACAAGCACGGCAACGTGGTGGTCGCCGGTACCCGCGACTGCTCGTTGCAGCGCCGGTTCCAGAAGCTGGTCGAGGAGGCGCCCGCGCCGTTCCTGTCCGACGAGGTGCGCGCCAAGATCCACGAGTCCGCCAAGCGGATCTGCCGCGAGGCCCACTACTACGGTGCAGGCACCGTCGAGTACCTGGTCCAGGGCGAGACCGTGTCGTTCCTCGAGGTGAACACCCGCCTGCAGGTCGAACACCCGGTCACCGAGGAGACCTCGGGCATCGACCTGGTGCGCCAGCAGTTCCGCATCGCCAACGGCGAGGAACTGTCGATCAAGGAAGACCCGACTCCGCGGGGCCACTCCTTCGAGTTCCGGATCAACGGTGAGGACGCCGGCCGCGGCTTCCTGCCGGCCCCCGGCCCGGTCACCGCCTACTCCGAGCCCACCGGCCCGGGCGTGCGCGTGGACTCCGGCGTGGTGGCAGGCAGCGTGATCGGCGGCCAGTTCGACTCCATGCTGGCCAAGCTGATCGTCACCGGCGAGAACCGCACCCAGGCGCTGGAGCGGGCACGGCGCGCGCTGGCCGAGTTCCACGTCGAGGGACTGGCCACCGTCATCCCGTTCCACCGCGCGATCGTCGAGGATCCGGCGTTCATCGGTGACGGCGAGAAGTTCGACGTCTACACCAAGTGGATCGAGAACGAGTGGAACAACACCATCGAGCCCTACACCGGTGGCGCGCCGCTGGATGAGGACGAGGAAGGCCCGCGCCAGAAGGTGGTCGTGGAGGTCGGCGGCCGTCGCGTCGAGGTCTCGCTGCCCGGCAACTTCACCGTCGGCGCGGGTGCCGCGGGCGCGGGCGGCAACGGCGCCGGTGTGATCCGCAAGAAGCCCAAGCCGCGCAAGCGTGGCGGCGCGGGCGGCGGCGCGGCGTCGGGTGACTCGGTCACCGCGCCGATGCAGGGCACCGTCGTCAAGGTCGCGGTCGAGGAAGGCCAGACCGTCGAGGCCGGCGACCTGATCGTGGTGCTCGAGGCCATGAAGATGGAGAACCCGGTCAACGCGCACAAGGCCGGTGTGGTCACCGGTCTGGCCGTGGAAGCCGGCGCCGCCATCACCCAGGGCACCGTGCTGGCCGAGATCAAGTAG
- a CDS encoding beta-propeller fold lactonase family protein — protein MSSRQHHISAPVSGVRGQCSEAATRNLRRRRASLVASLAVVAAVAGCTTSEAGSVQHTDSATGTTTSAPPPPHLANLLPGMPPPLSETDVYAANRELDPSVADHRPLVYVPNSESNTVTVIDQATFQVVDTFSSGGQEPQHVVPSYDMQTLYATNDLPIGGGSLLPIDPRTGKPGEPIPVRDPYNMYYTPDGKFALVVAEADKSLDFYDPKTWQKVHGVPVPDCAGVDHMDFTADGRFALASCEFIGRMLVFDVAERKPIRTIDLPGGRSGKPQDVKLSPDGKQFFVADMVANGIYVFDALTFENTGFVPTGHGAHGLYITRDSKQMIITNRHEGSISVWDFAEDKLVHKWYLPGGGSPDMGNISADGRVFWVSGRHHGEVYAIDIIDWKLLARIPVGKGAHGLTVWPQPGRYSTGHTGVMR, from the coding sequence ATGTCCTCCCGTCAGCACCACATTTCAGCGCCGGTATCCGGCGTGCGCGGTCAGTGTTCGGAGGCTGCGACGCGGAACCTGCGGCGACGCCGGGCCTCGCTGGTCGCCTCGCTAGCGGTGGTCGCGGCCGTCGCCGGCTGCACCACCAGCGAGGCCGGCTCGGTCCAGCACACCGACAGTGCCACCGGAACCACCACCTCCGCGCCGCCACCACCCCATCTGGCGAACCTGCTACCCGGCATGCCGCCGCCGCTGTCGGAGACCGACGTGTACGCGGCCAACCGGGAACTCGATCCCTCGGTCGCCGATCACCGTCCGCTCGTCTACGTGCCCAACAGCGAATCCAACACCGTCACCGTCATCGACCAGGCCACCTTCCAGGTGGTCGACACCTTCTCCTCGGGCGGGCAGGAACCCCAGCACGTGGTCCCGTCCTACGACATGCAGACCCTCTACGCCACCAATGATCTGCCCATCGGCGGCGGCAGCCTGCTGCCCATCGACCCGCGTACCGGTAAGCCGGGCGAGCCGATTCCGGTGCGCGACCCGTACAACATGTACTACACCCCGGACGGTAAGTTCGCCCTGGTCGTGGCCGAGGCGGACAAGTCGCTCGACTTCTACGATCCGAAGACCTGGCAGAAGGTGCACGGCGTCCCGGTACCCGACTGCGCGGGCGTCGACCATATGGACTTCACCGCCGACGGCCGCTTCGCCCTGGCCAGCTGCGAATTCATCGGGCGGATGCTGGTTTTCGACGTCGCCGAACGCAAGCCGATCAGGACCATCGATCTGCCCGGCGGACGCTCCGGCAAACCGCAGGACGTGAAGCTCTCACCGGACGGCAAGCAGTTCTTCGTCGCCGATATGGTGGCCAACGGCATCTACGTCTTCGACGCTCTCACCTTCGAGAACACCGGTTTCGTGCCGACGGGCCATGGTGCGCACGGGCTCTACATCACCCGCGACTCCAAGCAGATGATCATCACCAACCGGCACGAGGGCAGCATCTCGGTGTGGGACTTCGCCGAGGACAAGCTGGTGCACAAGTGGTATCTGCCAGGCGGCGGCAGCCCCGATATGGGCAATATCTCCGCCGACGGCCGCGTCTTCTGGGTGTCGGGCCGCCACCACGGCGAGGTCTACGCCATCGACATCATCGACTGGAAACTCCTGGCCCGCATACCCGTCGGGAAGGGCGCGCACGGGCTGACGGTGTGGCCACAGCCGGGGCGGTACTCCACCGGGCATACCGGGGTCATGCGCTGA
- a CDS encoding Lrp/AsnC family transcriptional regulator has product MAETPAKPVLDDIDRLLIRELMADGRATLSNLAEKASLSVSAVQSRVRRLEARGVIRGYSAKVDPEALGHLLSAFVAITPLDPSQPDDAPALLQQIPGIEACHSVAGDESYVLLVRVASPRHLEQLLQEIRATANVRTRSTIILQTFYDR; this is encoded by the coding sequence ATGGCGGAAACACCGGCAAAGCCCGTTCTCGACGATATCGATCGGCTACTGATTCGCGAGCTGATGGCCGACGGCCGGGCCACCCTGTCGAACCTGGCCGAAAAGGCCAGCCTGTCGGTGTCGGCGGTGCAATCGCGGGTGCGCAGGCTGGAAGCACGCGGCGTGATCCGCGGCTACTCCGCGAAGGTCGATCCCGAGGCGCTGGGACATCTGCTGTCGGCATTCGTCGCGATCACTCCTCTCGACCCGTCCCAACCCGACGACGCGCCCGCATTGTTGCAGCAGATCCCGGGTATCGAGGCCTGCCACTCGGTGGCCGGCGACGAGAGTTACGTGCTGCTGGTGCGGGTGGCCTCGCCCCGGCATCTCGAGCAGCTGCTCCAGGAGATCCGGGCGACCGCCAATGTCCGGACGCGAAGCACCATCATCTTGCAGACATTCTACGACAGGTAG
- a CDS encoding SDR family oxidoreductase: MGILGHGYPGIDLADATVLITGAGRGIGQATAELFATKGSDVVIADVDLPAAEAAAASIGARAVGLDVRSRAGWDAVVAEIGAVDILVNNAGVMPAGAFLDEPDEVGHATMDINVWGLIHGMRAVVPGMIERGRGHVVNVASLAGKVPVPGLAVYNASKFAAVGLSAATRLEFAEHGVSVSAVLPSAVRTRLSSGLTLGRGMPTVDPADVAAAIVATCRTRRAEVAVPNYLGPIDIALAAAPERAVRLVRNLFDGNRALHPADERTRAAYEEQVRSIT; encoded by the coding sequence ATGGGAATTCTCGGCCACGGATACCCCGGTATCGACCTCGCCGACGCGACCGTGCTGATCACCGGCGCCGGGCGCGGCATCGGCCAGGCCACCGCGGAACTGTTCGCCACCAAGGGATCCGACGTGGTGATCGCCGATGTGGACCTGCCCGCGGCCGAGGCGGCGGCGGCCTCGATCGGCGCGCGCGCCGTCGGCCTCGATGTGCGGTCGCGGGCCGGCTGGGACGCCGTCGTCGCCGAGATCGGTGCGGTGGACATCCTGGTCAACAACGCGGGCGTGATGCCGGCCGGCGCCTTCCTCGACGAACCCGACGAGGTCGGCCACGCCACCATGGACATCAACGTCTGGGGCCTGATCCACGGCATGCGCGCGGTCGTGCCCGGCATGATCGAGCGCGGGCGCGGCCATGTGGTCAATGTGGCCTCGCTGGCGGGCAAGGTCCCCGTGCCGGGTCTGGCGGTGTACAACGCCAGCAAGTTCGCCGCCGTCGGGCTCTCGGCCGCCACCCGGCTGGAATTCGCCGAACACGGTGTCAGCGTGAGCGCGGTGCTGCCGTCGGCGGTGCGGACCCGCCTGTCCTCGGGCCTGACCCTCGGCCGCGGCATGCCGACCGTCGACCCCGCCGACGTGGCCGCCGCGATCGTGGCGACCTGCCGCACCCGCCGCGCCGAAGTCGCCGTACCCAACTACCTCGGCCCGATCGATATCGCACTCGCGGCGGCACCGGAGCGCGCGGTCCGCTTGGTGCGCAACCTCTTCGACGGCAACCGCGCCCTGCATCCGGCCGACGAGCGGACCCGAGCGGCCTACGAGGAGCAGGTGCGTTCGATCACCTGA
- a CDS encoding helix-turn-helix transcriptional regulator, translating into MSDSWPRRRLLAILRGASEPLDAQELAKITGQHVTTVRFHLDVLTRESLVRQFQQPPRGRGRPRIGYRAVQRTVGYQELAQVLADQLGPDPRRRAEAAVAAGRAWGARLDVVEQPAESLGEAKDLAMSLMSELGFAPERDPAGDTDEKVTIRLTACPLRELARTHSEVVCGVHQGLLQEVLDRNGARDRVAVSLDPFVEAEVCELRLALLAVGEPYNEGPRPAPSVLGRMTPQVRDADPDIVEQPAQQW; encoded by the coding sequence ATGTCCGATTCGTGGCCGCGGCGGCGACTGCTCGCGATCCTACGTGGCGCCAGTGAGCCTCTCGACGCCCAGGAGCTGGCCAAGATCACCGGACAGCACGTCACCACGGTCCGATTTCATCTCGATGTCCTCACCCGGGAATCGCTGGTTCGCCAGTTTCAGCAGCCGCCACGCGGTCGTGGCCGCCCGCGGATCGGTTACCGCGCCGTCCAGCGAACGGTCGGCTATCAGGAATTGGCGCAGGTGCTCGCCGATCAGCTCGGCCCGGACCCGCGCCGTCGCGCCGAAGCCGCGGTGGCGGCCGGCCGCGCCTGGGGTGCGCGCCTGGACGTGGTCGAGCAGCCCGCCGAATCGCTCGGCGAGGCCAAGGATCTGGCCATGTCGCTGATGTCGGAGCTCGGCTTCGCCCCCGAACGCGATCCGGCCGGCGATACCGACGAGAAGGTCACCATCCGGCTGACCGCCTGCCCGCTGCGCGAATTGGCCCGCACGCATTCCGAGGTGGTCTGCGGCGTGCATCAGGGGCTGCTGCAGGAAGTGCTGGACCGCAACGGCGCCCGCGACCGGGTGGCGGTCAGCCTCGATCCGTTCGTCGAGGCCGAGGTGTGCGAACTGCGCCTGGCCCTGCTCGCGGTGGGCGAACCCTACAACGAGGGGCCGCGCCCGGCTCCGTCAGTTCTGGGCCGGATGACGCCACAGGTCCGCGACGCCGACCCCGACATCGTCGAGCAACCTGCGCAGCAGTGGTAG
- a CDS encoding patatin-like phospholipase family protein — protein sequence MTSSVPAVAEVIRGRVESGSRADGHRLVLVVEGGGSRGVYSSGMVHGLEQLGLSAVFDAVYGTSAGAINGAWLLCGRAEPGMRSWTDPAIMRRAIDPARLLRGRPAFDLRYLVHQVYDGIEPMDFPAILANPTTFHPVATDVRTGLAVDLNRHIVDKRTLMTALRASAGLPILAGPPVALGDGQYLDGGLAETVPIRTALRSGATHALVLRTRRVDERRPPASRVHSVVGGSYLRVRAPGAYRAWLERPQQQSVEDRVLAGLGDAVLQIHPPAGSPAVDSAARDTDLLARALEIGRRAAHDALGEVVAPRDRS from the coding sequence GTGACCAGCTCTGTTCCCGCCGTCGCGGAGGTCATTCGTGGCCGCGTCGAGTCCGGTAGCCGCGCCGATGGGCATCGGCTGGTGCTCGTCGTGGAGGGCGGGGGTAGCCGCGGGGTGTATTCCAGCGGCATGGTGCACGGGCTCGAGCAGCTGGGATTGTCGGCGGTGTTCGACGCCGTGTACGGCACGTCGGCCGGCGCGATCAATGGCGCCTGGTTGCTGTGCGGGCGGGCCGAGCCGGGGATGCGGTCGTGGACCGATCCGGCGATCATGCGCCGCGCGATCGATCCCGCCCGGCTGTTGCGCGGGCGCCCGGCCTTCGATCTGCGGTATCTGGTGCATCAGGTCTACGACGGGATCGAGCCGATGGATTTCCCGGCGATCCTGGCCAATCCCACCACCTTCCATCCGGTGGCCACCGATGTGCGCACCGGGCTCGCGGTCGACCTGAACCGGCACATCGTGGACAAGCGCACCCTCATGACCGCGCTGCGAGCCTCGGCGGGGCTGCCGATCCTGGCCGGGCCGCCGGTCGCCCTCGGCGATGGGCAGTACCTCGACGGCGGGCTCGCCGAAACCGTGCCGATCCGCACCGCGCTGCGGTCGGGTGCGACGCATGCGCTGGTGCTGCGGACCCGTCGGGTGGACGAGCGACGCCCACCCGCGTCACGGGTGCATTCGGTGGTCGGCGGTTCCTATCTGCGGGTCCGCGCGCCCGGTGCGTACCGGGCCTGGTTGGAGCGTCCGCAGCAGCAGTCGGTGGAAGACCGGGTTTTGGCCGGTCTCGGCGACGCCGTTCTGCAGATTCATCCGCCCGCGGGTTCGCCCGCCGTCGACAGCGCGGCCCGGGATACGGATCTGCTGGCGCGGGCGCTGGAGATCGGGCGGCGGGCGGCACACGACGCGCTGGGCGAGGTCGTCGCACCGCGCGACCGCAGCTGA
- a CDS encoding sulfurtransferase, whose protein sequence is MPVAPDPTPAFGAYAHPQRLVTTEWLSANIGAPGLKIIESNEDILLYDIGHVPGATKIDWRGDLNDPVTRDYIDGPRFTELMRAKGIEREDTVVVYGDRGNAQAAHTLWVLTLFGHEDVRLLDGGREAWIGEERDTTFEPPRLTESHYPAVRRDDSTDRAFRSEVLSHLGKPLVDVRSPEEYTGEALAAPDDLALRGGHIPTAVNIPWTEALNSDGRFRPRADLDSLYGDLTAEDALIVYSRVGERSSHTWFVLKYLLGFDSVRNYDGSWTEWGNSVRMPIARGSEPGSAPAGAGRRARTR, encoded by the coding sequence GTGCCCGTCGCCCCGGACCCCACTCCCGCCTTCGGTGCCTACGCACACCCACAACGACTAGTAACCACGGAATGGCTGTCGGCAAACATCGGCGCTCCCGGGCTCAAGATCATCGAATCGAACGAAGACATCCTGCTCTATGACATCGGGCATGTGCCCGGCGCCACCAAGATCGACTGGCGCGGTGACCTCAACGATCCGGTGACCCGCGACTACATCGACGGCCCCAGGTTCACCGAACTCATGCGCGCCAAGGGCATCGAACGCGAGGACACCGTGGTCGTCTACGGCGATCGCGGCAACGCGCAGGCCGCCCACACCCTCTGGGTGCTCACCCTGTTCGGCCACGAGGACGTCCGGCTGCTCGACGGCGGCCGCGAGGCCTGGATCGGCGAGGAACGCGACACCACCTTCGAGCCGCCGCGCCTGACCGAGAGCCACTACCCCGCCGTGCGCCGCGACGACAGCACCGATCGCGCCTTCCGCTCGGAGGTGCTCAGCCATCTGGGCAAACCGCTGGTGGATGTGCGCTCGCCGGAGGAATACACCGGGGAGGCGCTCGCCGCACCCGACGATCTCGCCCTGCGCGGCGGCCACATCCCGACCGCGGTGAACATCCCCTGGACCGAGGCCCTCAACTCCGATGGCCGCTTCCGTCCCCGCGCCGATCTCGACTCCCTCTACGGCGATCTCACCGCCGAAGACGCCCTGATCGTCTACAGCAGGGTCGGCGAGCGTTCCAGCCACACCTGGTTCGTGCTGAAGTACCTGCTCGGCTTCGACTCGGTGCGCAACTACGATGGATCCTGGACCGAATGGGGCAACTCGGTGCGCATGCCGATCGCGCGCGGAAGTGAGCCGGGCAGCGCACCGGCCGGTGCCGGACGCCGAGCGCGGACCAGGTAA
- the lat gene encoding L-lysine 6-transaminase produces MTIELERTRSDGDEESVTTASRVHEILSASILADGFELVLDLRRSQGRHLVDERDGTVYLDMFGFFASNALGMNHPALAGDEAFVAELATAALNKPSNSDIYTVAMARFVQTFVRVLGDPRLPHLFFIDGGGLAVENALKVAFDWKSRHNESHGRSPRLGTQVMHLTGAFHGRTGYTLSLTNTDPVKTARFPVFEWPRIDAPYLGEGRDIAAAEQLALDQAARAFAENPHDIACFIAEPIQGEGGDRHLRPEFLAAMQQLCHDNDALFVLDEVQTGVGMTGTTWAYQQLGLTPDVVAFGKKTQVCGVMAGGRVDEVSDNVFAVSSRLNSTWGGNLTDMVRTRRILEVIERDGLVDRARLLGVHLLDGLTELAQRHPTVTEPRGRGLMCAITLPDTRFRDDVLTQLREREHVLLLGTGERGIRFRPPLTVTTEELDAAVTALDRVLTDLP; encoded by the coding sequence GTGACCATCGAACTGGAGCGCACCCGCTCGGATGGTGACGAGGAATCGGTCACCACCGCATCCCGAGTACACGAGATCTTGTCGGCGAGCATCCTCGCCGATGGCTTCGAGCTGGTTCTGGACCTGCGCCGATCGCAGGGCCGCCACCTCGTCGACGAACGCGACGGCACCGTCTACCTGGACATGTTCGGCTTCTTCGCCTCCAACGCCCTCGGCATGAATCATCCGGCGCTCGCCGGTGACGAGGCGTTCGTCGCGGAATTGGCCACCGCCGCACTCAACAAGCCCAGCAACTCCGACATCTACACCGTCGCCATGGCCCGCTTCGTGCAGACCTTCGTGCGGGTGCTCGGCGATCCCCGGCTGCCGCACCTGTTCTTCATCGACGGCGGCGGCCTCGCCGTGGAGAACGCGCTCAAGGTGGCCTTCGACTGGAAGAGCAGGCACAACGAAAGCCACGGCCGGTCACCGCGTCTGGGCACCCAGGTGATGCACCTGACCGGCGCCTTCCACGGCCGCACCGGCTACACGCTGTCGCTGACCAACACCGATCCGGTCAAAACCGCCCGCTTCCCGGTCTTCGAGTGGCCGCGCATCGACGCGCCGTACCTGGGTGAGGGACGCGATATCGCGGCCGCGGAACAGCTGGCACTCGACCAGGCGGCCCGCGCCTTCGCCGAGAACCCGCACGATATCGCGTGTTTCATCGCCGAACCGATCCAGGGCGAGGGCGGCGACCGCCATCTGCGCCCGGAATTCCTCGCCGCCATGCAGCAGCTGTGCCACGACAACGACGCGCTGTTCGTGCTCGACGAGGTGCAGACCGGCGTCGGGATGACCGGAACGACCTGGGCCTACCAGCAATTGGGGTTGACACCGGACGTGGTGGCCTTCGGCAAGAAGACCCAGGTCTGCGGCGTGATGGCGGGCGGGCGCGTCGACGAGGTGAGCGACAACGTGTTCGCGGTGAGTTCCCGGTTGAATTCGACCTGGGGCGGCAATCTCACCGATATGGTGCGCACTCGACGCATCCTCGAGGTGATCGAACGCGATGGCCTCGTCGACCGGGCCCGGCTGCTCGGGGTGCATCTGCTGGACGGGCTCACCGAGCTGGCGCAGCGGCATCCCACCGTCACCGAACCGCGCGGCCGTGGGCTGATGTGCGCGATCACCCTGCCCGACACCCGCTTCCGCGACGACGTGCTCACCCAGCTGCGCGAACGCGAGCATGTGCTGCTGCTCGGCACCGGCGAGCGAGGCATCCGATTCCGTCCGCCGCTGACGGTCACCACCGAAGAACTCGACGCCGCGGTGACCGCGCTGGACCGGGTGCTCACCGATCTGCCCTGA
- a CDS encoding nucleoside triphosphate pyrophosphatase: MTEMVLASASPARRTVLRSAGIEPVVRVSEVDEDAIAAALPADTPPQQVVVELAKAKAATIAAAVPEYAADCVVVGCDSMLLIDGTLQGKPHTPEVARARWNAMAGRSAELITGHCVLRLLDGAVTAEAVDCSSTTIHFAKPEPEALDAYIATGEPLQVAGAFTLDGLGGWFVDRIDGDPSSVIGIGLPLLRRLLDDVGVGVADLWRHPAQN; encoded by the coding sequence GTGACCGAAATGGTCCTCGCGTCAGCGTCCCCTGCCCGGCGTACCGTGCTGCGGTCCGCCGGGATCGAGCCCGTCGTCCGGGTCTCGGAGGTGGACGAGGACGCCATTGCCGCGGCACTGCCCGCGGACACCCCACCACAGCAGGTGGTGGTCGAACTGGCCAAGGCCAAGGCCGCGACGATCGCCGCGGCCGTCCCCGAGTACGCCGCCGACTGTGTGGTGGTCGGCTGCGATTCCATGCTGTTGATCGACGGCACGCTGCAGGGCAAACCGCATACCCCCGAGGTGGCGCGGGCGCGCTGGAACGCGATGGCCGGGCGCAGCGCCGAACTCATCACCGGGCACTGCGTACTGCGCCTGCTGGACGGCGCCGTGACGGCCGAAGCGGTGGATTGCAGCTCCACCACGATTCATTTCGCCAAACCCGAACCCGAGGCGCTGGACGCCTATATCGCCACCGGTGAGCCCTTGCAGGTGGCCGGTGCGTTCACCCTCGACGGGCTCGGCGGCTGGTTCGTCGACCGCATCGACGGCGATCCGTCGAGCGTGATCGGCATCGGCCTACCACTGCTGCGCAGGTTGCTCGACGATGTCGGGGTCGGCGTCGCGGACCTGTGGCGTCATCCGGCCCAGAACTGA